In Symphalangus syndactylus isolate Jambi chromosome 6, NHGRI_mSymSyn1-v2.1_pri, whole genome shotgun sequence, a genomic segment contains:
- the HBB gene encoding hemoglobin subunit beta yields the protein MVHLTPEEKSAVTALWGKVNVDEVGGEALGRLLVVYPWTQRFFESFGDLSTPDAVMGNPKVKAHGKKVLGAFSDGLAHLDNLKGTFAKLSELHCDKLHVDPENFRLLGNVLVCVLAHHFGKEFTPQVQAAYQKVVAGVANALAHKYH from the exons ATGGTGCACCTGACTCCTGAGGAGAAGTCTGCCGTTACTGCCCTGTGGGGCAAGGTGAACGTGGATGAAGTTGGTGGTGAGGCCCTGGGCAG GCTGCTGGTGGTCTACCCTTGGACCCAGAGGTTCTTTGAGTCCTTTGGGGATCTGTCCACTCCTGATGCTGTTATGGGCAACCCTAAGGTGAAGGCTCATGGCAAGAAAGTGCTCGGTGCCTTTAGTGATGGCCTGGCTCACCTGGACAACCTCAAGGGCACCTTTGCCAAGCTGAGTGAGCTACACTGTGACAAGCTGCACGTGGATCCTGAGAACTTCAGG CTCCTGGGCAACGTGCTGGTCTGTGTGCTGGCCCATCACTTTGGCAAAGAATTCACCCCGCAAGTGCAGGCTGCCTATCAGAAAGTGGTGGCTGGTGTGGCTAATGCCCTGGCCCACAAGTACCACTAA